A section of the Procambarus clarkii isolate CNS0578487 chromosome 38, FALCON_Pclarkii_2.0, whole genome shotgun sequence genome encodes:
- the LOC138372366 gene encoding uncharacterized protein isoform X5, which produces MQTAPTIKKKKILDLGMVDDTESSTMSVTNPFTAAALRPQVSRINMPGRSTPASILAEGLQTLAILAKENLHREYFKINSALQKKCEYMKRSLNIENLNYLKPSNKKGKGENYCRIIEINQTQRSNLSEEPVVPAHPPNSCPNCSESKFTTLSSNNLCIFVTLSGRYDLYTPIFRCKCGYVDEELGKAMHQSGFYSTGRNSSTFYSINLLDSWHFLKRSSPGTSLQALVSALELFGASRGRHGPINFETTKRVFFEWRFHQYELGRIKGEFDKGCPACDTTPVAVHIDGNKKLYRYNKVGRGIRNSYYSGGIFACDKEVQDHVSTIQNLKTQSSHMCGVSTLKAAKNKPVSFRSLDETGISMASCRHGIILAALNMYQGELYSYAHYLQMNRLQNVSFICQDIICKYWPWALKISSREQKFSLRQGKPFLGVLHAKGHSWYCQVLYGGRWQEGSGLTSGEEAEQVFSYLSRYNNNTKNMLKAERTEELTEGALFWNHRKINGMPRALVARFRKATETAAAVSNEIHRLNVPESVIEKWRSELLIIARSLNNRSSANNIEHTIEAYGENIRHRKNQITTYAVSSKMRAVLRNKNEVEKKKLRDLIKIYNQNHPDLSEADVLTGILPWHNLLLHQNTSVSLTEKRSAVEKFELQKRCREEESLTIQEMITWLQYYKKKRDKISEYIQELQCDSFPSCLCKDSNTYTIENPILSEEEKRGLLALLKQGQKQCADKLTEAKHLFSSYQPNEVYEPFLELLESDEDEDMYLQNE; this is translated from the exons atgcaaactgcacctactatcaagaagaagaagatcctAGATTTGGGCATG gtAGATGATACAGAAAGCAGTACAATGTCTGTCACAAATCCTTTTACTGCGGCAGCATTAAGACCACAAGTCAGTAGAATAAATATGCCTGGAAGATCGACCCCAGCCAGCATACTAGCAG AAGGTCTCCAGACACTAGCAATTTTAGCTAAAGAGAACCTTCATCGTGAATATTTTAAAATAAACTCGGCTCTCCAGAAAAAATGTGAATATATGAAGCGAAGTTTAAATATTGAGAACCTAAATTATCTGAAGCCTTCAAACAAGAAAGGAAAAGGAGAAAATTACTGCAGGATTATTGAAATCAATCAAACACAACGTTCAAACTTATCAGAAG AGCCTGTTGTACCAGCACATCCACCTAATTCCTGCCCAAACTGCAGTGAGAGCAAGTTCACAACTTTAAGCTCCAATAATTTGTGCATCTTTGTAACTTTAAGTG GAAGGTATGATCTGTATACCCCAATATTTAGGTGCAAGTGCGGATATGTAGATGAAGAACTTGGGAAAGCCATGCACCAGTCTGGATTTTATTCAACTGGAAGAAATAGTAGCACTTTCTACAGCATAAATCTATTGGATTCCTGGCATTTTCTCAAGAGAAGCAGCCCTGGAACTTCTCTTCAGGCATTAGTTAGTGCACTGGAATTATTTGGTGCTTCTCGAGGGCGT CATGGTCCCATCAATTTTGAAACAACAAAAAGAGTCTTCTTTGAATGGCGTTTCCATCAGTATGAACTTGGGAGAATAAAAGGAGAATTTGACAAGGGGTGCCCTGCATGTGATACAACACCTGTGGCtgtacatattgatggcaacaagaaactgtatcgttacaacaaagttgggag AGGGATCAGAAACTCATATTATTCTGGTGGTATCTTCGCTTGTGACAAAGAAGTTCAAGATCACGTTTCCactattcagaaccttaaaactcAA AGTAGCCATATGTGTGGAGTGTCGACATTGAAAGCTGCCAAAAATAAACCTGTTTCATTTAGAAGTTTGGATGAAACTGGCATAAGCATGGCTTCCTGTCGACATGGAATTATTCTTGCTGCATTAAATATGTATCAGGGAGAGCTCTACAGTTATGCCCACTATTTGCAAATGAACCGTTTACAAAATGTGTCCTTCATATGCCAGGATATCATCTGTAAATACTGGCCATGGGCCTTAAAGATTTCATCAAGAGAACAGAAGTTCTCACTTAGGCaaggaaagccttttttaggagtcctacatgccaaaggacattcttggtattgtcag GTTTTGTATGGAGGGCGGTGGCAAGAAGGAAGTGGCCTGACATCTGGGGAGGAGGCAGAGCAAGTATTTTCCTACCTTTCAAGATATAACAACAACACTAAGAACATGCTTAAAGCTG AGCGTACAGAAGAACTGACAGAGGGGGCACTCTTTTGGAATCACAGAAAAATTAATGGAATGCCTCGGGCATTAGTTGCCAGATTCAGAAAG gcCACAGAGACAGCTGCAGCAGTTTCAAATGAGATTCACAGGCTTAATGTCCCAGAATCTGTTATTGAGAAATGGAGATCAGAATTACTGATCATTGCAAGATCCTTAAATAACAGATCCTCTGCCAATAACATTGAGCATACGATCGAGGCATATGGAGAGAATATAAGGCATCGCAAAAATCAGATTACCACTTATGCAG TTTCATCTAAAATGAGAGCTGTATTGAGAAACAAAAATGAAGTTGAGAAAAAAAAACTACGAGATCTCATAAAAATCTACAATCAGAACCATCCGGATTTGTCTGAAGCAGATGTTTTAACAGGCATCCTTccatggcacaatttattgcTTCATCAAAACACAAGTG TGTCCCTGACTGAAAAAAGAAGTGCAGTGGAAAAGTTTGAGCTCCAGAAGAGATGTAGAGAGGAGGAATCACTAACCATTCAAGAAATGATAACATGGTTACAGTACTACAAAAAGAAAAGGGACAAAATATCCGAGTATATTCAAGAATTACAATGTGATTCTTTCCCTTCATGTCTCTGCAAG GATTCTAACACGTACACCATTGAAAACCCAATTCTGTCAGAAGAAGAGAAACGTGGATTATTGGCTCTTCTCAAGCAGGGTCAAAAGCAATGTGCTGACAAGCTTACTGAAGCCAAACATTTATTTAGTTCCTACCAGCCAAATGAGGTCTATGAGCCTTTCTTGGAGCTCTTAGAAAGTGATGAAGAtgaagacatgtatttacaaaatgaatag
- the LOC138372366 gene encoding uncharacterized protein isoform X4, whose protein sequence is MQTAPTIKKKKILDLGMVDDTESSTMSVTNPFTAAALRPQVSRINMPGRSTPASILAEGLQTLAILAKENLHREYFKINSALQKKCEYMKRSLNIENLNYLKPSNKKGKGENYCRIIEINQTQRSNLSEALLPASLSPPHIQSSDFSTSVPTYTQTYLPAAEQTPKSLNSEPVVPAHPPNSCPNCSESKFTTLSSNNLCIFVTLSGRYDLYTPIFRCKCGYVDEELGKAMHQSGFYSTGRNSSTFYSINLLDSWHFLKRSSPGTSLQALVSALELFGASRGRHGPINFETTKRVFFEWRFHQYELGRIKGEFDKGCPACDTTPVAVHIDGNKKLYRYNKVGRGIRNSYYSGGIFACDKEVQDHVSTIQNLKTQSSHMCGVSTLKAAKNKPVSFRSLDETGISMASCRHGIILAALNMYQGELYSYAHYLQMNRLQNVSFICQDIICKYWPWALKISSREQKFSLRQGKPFLGVLHAKGHSWYCQVLYGGRWQEGSGLTSGEEAEQVFSYLSRYNNNTKNMLKAERTEELTEGALFWNHRKINGMPRALVARFRKATETAAAVSNEIHRLNVPESVIEKWRSELLIIARSLNNRSSANNIEHTIEAYGENIRHRKNQITTYAVSSKMRAVLRNKNEVEKKKLRDLIKIYNQNHPDLSEADVLTGILPWHNLLLHQNTSVSLTEKRSAVEKFELQKRCREEESLTIQEMITWLQYYKKKRDKISEYIQELQCDSFPSCLCKDSNTYTIENPILSEEEKRGLLALLKQGQKQCADKLTEAKHLFSSYQPNEVYEPFLELLESDEDEDMYLQNE, encoded by the exons atgcaaactgcacctactatcaagaagaagaagatcctAGATTTGGGCATG gtAGATGATACAGAAAGCAGTACAATGTCTGTCACAAATCCTTTTACTGCGGCAGCATTAAGACCACAAGTCAGTAGAATAAATATGCCTGGAAGATCGACCCCAGCCAGCATACTAGCAG AAGGTCTCCAGACACTAGCAATTTTAGCTAAAGAGAACCTTCATCGTGAATATTTTAAAATAAACTCGGCTCTCCAGAAAAAATGTGAATATATGAAGCGAAGTTTAAATATTGAGAACCTAAATTATCTGAAGCCTTCAAACAAGAAAGGAAAAGGAGAAAATTACTGCAGGATTATTGAAATCAATCAAACACAACGTTCAAACTTATCAGAAG CCCTTCTGCCTGCTTCTCTTTCACCTCCACACATTCAAAGTTCTGACTTCTCAACTAGTGTACCAACATATACTCAAACATATTTACCAGCTGCAGAACAAACACCAAAATCATTGAATTCTG AGCCTGTTGTACCAGCACATCCACCTAATTCCTGCCCAAACTGCAGTGAGAGCAAGTTCACAACTTTAAGCTCCAATAATTTGTGCATCTTTGTAACTTTAAGTG GAAGGTATGATCTGTATACCCCAATATTTAGGTGCAAGTGCGGATATGTAGATGAAGAACTTGGGAAAGCCATGCACCAGTCTGGATTTTATTCAACTGGAAGAAATAGTAGCACTTTCTACAGCATAAATCTATTGGATTCCTGGCATTTTCTCAAGAGAAGCAGCCCTGGAACTTCTCTTCAGGCATTAGTTAGTGCACTGGAATTATTTGGTGCTTCTCGAGGGCGT CATGGTCCCATCAATTTTGAAACAACAAAAAGAGTCTTCTTTGAATGGCGTTTCCATCAGTATGAACTTGGGAGAATAAAAGGAGAATTTGACAAGGGGTGCCCTGCATGTGATACAACACCTGTGGCtgtacatattgatggcaacaagaaactgtatcgttacaacaaagttgggag AGGGATCAGAAACTCATATTATTCTGGTGGTATCTTCGCTTGTGACAAAGAAGTTCAAGATCACGTTTCCactattcagaaccttaaaactcAA AGTAGCCATATGTGTGGAGTGTCGACATTGAAAGCTGCCAAAAATAAACCTGTTTCATTTAGAAGTTTGGATGAAACTGGCATAAGCATGGCTTCCTGTCGACATGGAATTATTCTTGCTGCATTAAATATGTATCAGGGAGAGCTCTACAGTTATGCCCACTATTTGCAAATGAACCGTTTACAAAATGTGTCCTTCATATGCCAGGATATCATCTGTAAATACTGGCCATGGGCCTTAAAGATTTCATCAAGAGAACAGAAGTTCTCACTTAGGCaaggaaagccttttttaggagtcctacatgccaaaggacattcttggtattgtcag GTTTTGTATGGAGGGCGGTGGCAAGAAGGAAGTGGCCTGACATCTGGGGAGGAGGCAGAGCAAGTATTTTCCTACCTTTCAAGATATAACAACAACACTAAGAACATGCTTAAAGCTG AGCGTACAGAAGAACTGACAGAGGGGGCACTCTTTTGGAATCACAGAAAAATTAATGGAATGCCTCGGGCATTAGTTGCCAGATTCAGAAAG gcCACAGAGACAGCTGCAGCAGTTTCAAATGAGATTCACAGGCTTAATGTCCCAGAATCTGTTATTGAGAAATGGAGATCAGAATTACTGATCATTGCAAGATCCTTAAATAACAGATCCTCTGCCAATAACATTGAGCATACGATCGAGGCATATGGAGAGAATATAAGGCATCGCAAAAATCAGATTACCACTTATGCAG TTTCATCTAAAATGAGAGCTGTATTGAGAAACAAAAATGAAGTTGAGAAAAAAAAACTACGAGATCTCATAAAAATCTACAATCAGAACCATCCGGATTTGTCTGAAGCAGATGTTTTAACAGGCATCCTTccatggcacaatttattgcTTCATCAAAACACAAGTG TGTCCCTGACTGAAAAAAGAAGTGCAGTGGAAAAGTTTGAGCTCCAGAAGAGATGTAGAGAGGAGGAATCACTAACCATTCAAGAAATGATAACATGGTTACAGTACTACAAAAAGAAAAGGGACAAAATATCCGAGTATATTCAAGAATTACAATGTGATTCTTTCCCTTCATGTCTCTGCAAG GATTCTAACACGTACACCATTGAAAACCCAATTCTGTCAGAAGAAGAGAAACGTGGATTATTGGCTCTTCTCAAGCAGGGTCAAAAGCAATGTGCTGACAAGCTTACTGAAGCCAAACATTTATTTAGTTCCTACCAGCCAAATGAGGTCTATGAGCCTTTCTTGGAGCTCTTAGAAAGTGATGAAGAtgaagacatgtatttacaaaatgaatag
- the LOC138372366 gene encoding uncharacterized protein isoform X2, translating to MQTAPTIKKKKILDLGMVDDTESSTMSVTNPFTAAALRPQVSRINMPGRSTPASILAEGLQTLAILAKENLHREYFKINSALQKKCEYMKRSLNIENLNYLKPSNKKGKGENYCRIIEINQTQRSNLSEALLPASLSPPHIQSSDFSTSVPTYTQTYLPAAEQTPKSLNSELEEIYESQASISDWQKRRKNSEIKWGERRSMLFSWTLSKLGVPDKGKCCVQCRSCEASIKCEDCFHFLCHKCDQQQHFVMPFHQRFCWKNGFFEPLDPTQTVCSDGNVIHWKPVVPAHPPNSCPNCSESKFTTLSSNNLCIFVTLSGRYDLYTPIFRCKCGYVDEELGKAMHQSGFYSTGRNSSTFYSINLLDSWHFLKRSSPGTSLQALVSALELFGASRGRHGPINFETTKRVFFEWRFHQYELGRIKGEFDKGCPACDTTPVAVHIDGNKKLYRYNKVGRGIRNSYYSGGIFACDKEVQDHVSTIQNLKTQSSHMCGVSTLKAAKNKPVSFRSLDETGISMASCRHGIILAALNMYQGELYSYAHYLQMNRLQNVSFICQDIICKYWPWALKISSREQKFSLRQGKPFLGVLHAKGHSWYCQVLYGGRWQEGSGLTSGEEAEQVFSYLSRYNNNTKNMLKAERTEELTEGALFWNHRKINGMPRALVARFRKATETAAAVSNEIHRLNVPESVIEKWRSELLIIARSLNNRSSANNIEHTIEAYGENIRHRKNQITTYAVSSKMRAVLRNKNEVEKKKLRDLIKIYNQNHPDLSEADVLTGILPWHNLLLHQNTSVSLTEKRSAVEKFELQKRCREEESLTIQEMITWLQYYKKKRDKISEYIQELQCDSFPSCLCKDSNTYTIENPILSEEEKRGLLALLKQGQKQCADKLTEAKHLFSSYQPNEVYEPFLELLESDEDEDMYLQNE from the exons atgcaaactgcacctactatcaagaagaagaagatcctAGATTTGGGCATG gtAGATGATACAGAAAGCAGTACAATGTCTGTCACAAATCCTTTTACTGCGGCAGCATTAAGACCACAAGTCAGTAGAATAAATATGCCTGGAAGATCGACCCCAGCCAGCATACTAGCAG AAGGTCTCCAGACACTAGCAATTTTAGCTAAAGAGAACCTTCATCGTGAATATTTTAAAATAAACTCGGCTCTCCAGAAAAAATGTGAATATATGAAGCGAAGTTTAAATATTGAGAACCTAAATTATCTGAAGCCTTCAAACAAGAAAGGAAAAGGAGAAAATTACTGCAGGATTATTGAAATCAATCAAACACAACGTTCAAACTTATCAGAAG CCCTTCTGCCTGCTTCTCTTTCACCTCCACACATTCAAAGTTCTGACTTCTCAACTAGTGTACCAACATATACTCAAACATATTTACCAGCTGCAGAACAAACACCAAAATCATTGAATTCTG aactGGAGGAAATTTATGAATCTCAAGCAAGCATTTCTGAttggcaaaaaagaagaaaaaatagtGAGATTAAATGGGGAGAACGTAGGTCAATGCTGTTTAGCTGGACATTGTCAAagttgggtgttccagataaag GCAAATGTTGTGTACAATGTAGAAGTTGTGAGGCAAGCATAAAATGTGAAGACTGCTTTCATTTTTTGTGTCATAAATGTGATCAGCAGCAGCATTTTGTAATGCCTTTCCACCAGCGATTCTGCTGGAAAAATGGGTTCTTCGAGCCTTTAGACCCAACACAAACTGTGTGTTCAGATGGGAATGTCATTCACTGGA AGCCTGTTGTACCAGCACATCCACCTAATTCCTGCCCAAACTGCAGTGAGAGCAAGTTCACAACTTTAAGCTCCAATAATTTGTGCATCTTTGTAACTTTAAGTG GAAGGTATGATCTGTATACCCCAATATTTAGGTGCAAGTGCGGATATGTAGATGAAGAACTTGGGAAAGCCATGCACCAGTCTGGATTTTATTCAACTGGAAGAAATAGTAGCACTTTCTACAGCATAAATCTATTGGATTCCTGGCATTTTCTCAAGAGAAGCAGCCCTGGAACTTCTCTTCAGGCATTAGTTAGTGCACTGGAATTATTTGGTGCTTCTCGAGGGCGT CATGGTCCCATCAATTTTGAAACAACAAAAAGAGTCTTCTTTGAATGGCGTTTCCATCAGTATGAACTTGGGAGAATAAAAGGAGAATTTGACAAGGGGTGCCCTGCATGTGATACAACACCTGTGGCtgtacatattgatggcaacaagaaactgtatcgttacaacaaagttgggag AGGGATCAGAAACTCATATTATTCTGGTGGTATCTTCGCTTGTGACAAAGAAGTTCAAGATCACGTTTCCactattcagaaccttaaaactcAA AGTAGCCATATGTGTGGAGTGTCGACATTGAAAGCTGCCAAAAATAAACCTGTTTCATTTAGAAGTTTGGATGAAACTGGCATAAGCATGGCTTCCTGTCGACATGGAATTATTCTTGCTGCATTAAATATGTATCAGGGAGAGCTCTACAGTTATGCCCACTATTTGCAAATGAACCGTTTACAAAATGTGTCCTTCATATGCCAGGATATCATCTGTAAATACTGGCCATGGGCCTTAAAGATTTCATCAAGAGAACAGAAGTTCTCACTTAGGCaaggaaagccttttttaggagtcctacatgccaaaggacattcttggtattgtcag GTTTTGTATGGAGGGCGGTGGCAAGAAGGAAGTGGCCTGACATCTGGGGAGGAGGCAGAGCAAGTATTTTCCTACCTTTCAAGATATAACAACAACACTAAGAACATGCTTAAAGCTG AGCGTACAGAAGAACTGACAGAGGGGGCACTCTTTTGGAATCACAGAAAAATTAATGGAATGCCTCGGGCATTAGTTGCCAGATTCAGAAAG gcCACAGAGACAGCTGCAGCAGTTTCAAATGAGATTCACAGGCTTAATGTCCCAGAATCTGTTATTGAGAAATGGAGATCAGAATTACTGATCATTGCAAGATCCTTAAATAACAGATCCTCTGCCAATAACATTGAGCATACGATCGAGGCATATGGAGAGAATATAAGGCATCGCAAAAATCAGATTACCACTTATGCAG TTTCATCTAAAATGAGAGCTGTATTGAGAAACAAAAATGAAGTTGAGAAAAAAAAACTACGAGATCTCATAAAAATCTACAATCAGAACCATCCGGATTTGTCTGAAGCAGATGTTTTAACAGGCATCCTTccatggcacaatttattgcTTCATCAAAACACAAGTG TGTCCCTGACTGAAAAAAGAAGTGCAGTGGAAAAGTTTGAGCTCCAGAAGAGATGTAGAGAGGAGGAATCACTAACCATTCAAGAAATGATAACATGGTTACAGTACTACAAAAAGAAAAGGGACAAAATATCCGAGTATATTCAAGAATTACAATGTGATTCTTTCCCTTCATGTCTCTGCAAG GATTCTAACACGTACACCATTGAAAACCCAATTCTGTCAGAAGAAGAGAAACGTGGATTATTGGCTCTTCTCAAGCAGGGTCAAAAGCAATGTGCTGACAAGCTTACTGAAGCCAAACATTTATTTAGTTCCTACCAGCCAAATGAGGTCTATGAGCCTTTCTTGGAGCTCTTAGAAAGTGATGAAGAtgaagacatgtatttacaaaatgaatag
- the LOC138372366 gene encoding uncharacterized protein isoform X3: MQTAPTIKKKKILDLGMVDDTESSTMSVTNPFTAAALRPQVSRINMPGRSTPASILAEGLQTLAILAKENLHREYFKINSALQKKCEYMKRSLNIENLNYLKPSNKKGKGENYCRIIEINQTQRSNLSEALLPASLSPPHIQSSDFSTSVPTYTQTYLPAAEQTPKSLNSGKCCVQCRSCEASIKCEDCFHFLCHKCDQQQHFVMPFHQRFCWKNGFFEPLDPTQTVCSDGNVIHWKPVVPAHPPNSCPNCSESKFTTLSSNNLCIFVTLSGRYDLYTPIFRCKCGYVDEELGKAMHQSGFYSTGRNSSTFYSINLLDSWHFLKRSSPGTSLQALVSALELFGASRGRHGPINFETTKRVFFEWRFHQYELGRIKGEFDKGCPACDTTPVAVHIDGNKKLYRYNKVGRGIRNSYYSGGIFACDKEVQDHVSTIQNLKTQSSHMCGVSTLKAAKNKPVSFRSLDETGISMASCRHGIILAALNMYQGELYSYAHYLQMNRLQNVSFICQDIICKYWPWALKISSREQKFSLRQGKPFLGVLHAKGHSWYCQVLYGGRWQEGSGLTSGEEAEQVFSYLSRYNNNTKNMLKAERTEELTEGALFWNHRKINGMPRALVARFRKATETAAAVSNEIHRLNVPESVIEKWRSELLIIARSLNNRSSANNIEHTIEAYGENIRHRKNQITTYAVSSKMRAVLRNKNEVEKKKLRDLIKIYNQNHPDLSEADVLTGILPWHNLLLHQNTSVSLTEKRSAVEKFELQKRCREEESLTIQEMITWLQYYKKKRDKISEYIQELQCDSFPSCLCKDSNTYTIENPILSEEEKRGLLALLKQGQKQCADKLTEAKHLFSSYQPNEVYEPFLELLESDEDEDMYLQNE; encoded by the exons atgcaaactgcacctactatcaagaagaagaagatcctAGATTTGGGCATG gtAGATGATACAGAAAGCAGTACAATGTCTGTCACAAATCCTTTTACTGCGGCAGCATTAAGACCACAAGTCAGTAGAATAAATATGCCTGGAAGATCGACCCCAGCCAGCATACTAGCAG AAGGTCTCCAGACACTAGCAATTTTAGCTAAAGAGAACCTTCATCGTGAATATTTTAAAATAAACTCGGCTCTCCAGAAAAAATGTGAATATATGAAGCGAAGTTTAAATATTGAGAACCTAAATTATCTGAAGCCTTCAAACAAGAAAGGAAAAGGAGAAAATTACTGCAGGATTATTGAAATCAATCAAACACAACGTTCAAACTTATCAGAAG CCCTTCTGCCTGCTTCTCTTTCACCTCCACACATTCAAAGTTCTGACTTCTCAACTAGTGTACCAACATATACTCAAACATATTTACCAGCTGCAGAACAAACACCAAAATCATTGAATTCTG GCAAATGTTGTGTACAATGTAGAAGTTGTGAGGCAAGCATAAAATGTGAAGACTGCTTTCATTTTTTGTGTCATAAATGTGATCAGCAGCAGCATTTTGTAATGCCTTTCCACCAGCGATTCTGCTGGAAAAATGGGTTCTTCGAGCCTTTAGACCCAACACAAACTGTGTGTTCAGATGGGAATGTCATTCACTGGA AGCCTGTTGTACCAGCACATCCACCTAATTCCTGCCCAAACTGCAGTGAGAGCAAGTTCACAACTTTAAGCTCCAATAATTTGTGCATCTTTGTAACTTTAAGTG GAAGGTATGATCTGTATACCCCAATATTTAGGTGCAAGTGCGGATATGTAGATGAAGAACTTGGGAAAGCCATGCACCAGTCTGGATTTTATTCAACTGGAAGAAATAGTAGCACTTTCTACAGCATAAATCTATTGGATTCCTGGCATTTTCTCAAGAGAAGCAGCCCTGGAACTTCTCTTCAGGCATTAGTTAGTGCACTGGAATTATTTGGTGCTTCTCGAGGGCGT CATGGTCCCATCAATTTTGAAACAACAAAAAGAGTCTTCTTTGAATGGCGTTTCCATCAGTATGAACTTGGGAGAATAAAAGGAGAATTTGACAAGGGGTGCCCTGCATGTGATACAACACCTGTGGCtgtacatattgatggcaacaagaaactgtatcgttacaacaaagttgggag AGGGATCAGAAACTCATATTATTCTGGTGGTATCTTCGCTTGTGACAAAGAAGTTCAAGATCACGTTTCCactattcagaaccttaaaactcAA AGTAGCCATATGTGTGGAGTGTCGACATTGAAAGCTGCCAAAAATAAACCTGTTTCATTTAGAAGTTTGGATGAAACTGGCATAAGCATGGCTTCCTGTCGACATGGAATTATTCTTGCTGCATTAAATATGTATCAGGGAGAGCTCTACAGTTATGCCCACTATTTGCAAATGAACCGTTTACAAAATGTGTCCTTCATATGCCAGGATATCATCTGTAAATACTGGCCATGGGCCTTAAAGATTTCATCAAGAGAACAGAAGTTCTCACTTAGGCaaggaaagccttttttaggagtcctacatgccaaaggacattcttggtattgtcag GTTTTGTATGGAGGGCGGTGGCAAGAAGGAAGTGGCCTGACATCTGGGGAGGAGGCAGAGCAAGTATTTTCCTACCTTTCAAGATATAACAACAACACTAAGAACATGCTTAAAGCTG AGCGTACAGAAGAACTGACAGAGGGGGCACTCTTTTGGAATCACAGAAAAATTAATGGAATGCCTCGGGCATTAGTTGCCAGATTCAGAAAG gcCACAGAGACAGCTGCAGCAGTTTCAAATGAGATTCACAGGCTTAATGTCCCAGAATCTGTTATTGAGAAATGGAGATCAGAATTACTGATCATTGCAAGATCCTTAAATAACAGATCCTCTGCCAATAACATTGAGCATACGATCGAGGCATATGGAGAGAATATAAGGCATCGCAAAAATCAGATTACCACTTATGCAG TTTCATCTAAAATGAGAGCTGTATTGAGAAACAAAAATGAAGTTGAGAAAAAAAAACTACGAGATCTCATAAAAATCTACAATCAGAACCATCCGGATTTGTCTGAAGCAGATGTTTTAACAGGCATCCTTccatggcacaatttattgcTTCATCAAAACACAAGTG TGTCCCTGACTGAAAAAAGAAGTGCAGTGGAAAAGTTTGAGCTCCAGAAGAGATGTAGAGAGGAGGAATCACTAACCATTCAAGAAATGATAACATGGTTACAGTACTACAAAAAGAAAAGGGACAAAATATCCGAGTATATTCAAGAATTACAATGTGATTCTTTCCCTTCATGTCTCTGCAAG GATTCTAACACGTACACCATTGAAAACCCAATTCTGTCAGAAGAAGAGAAACGTGGATTATTGGCTCTTCTCAAGCAGGGTCAAAAGCAATGTGCTGACAAGCTTACTGAAGCCAAACATTTATTTAGTTCCTACCAGCCAAATGAGGTCTATGAGCCTTTCTTGGAGCTCTTAGAAAGTGATGAAGAtgaagacatgtatttacaaaatgaatag